The region GTTTCTTTGCTTAAGGTATCGCGACGTGCCACTTCAACAGTTCCATTAGCCAAATCACGCTCTCCAATGGCTACACGAACAGGTACACCCTTTAATTCATATTCTGCAAATTTCCATCCCGGACGTTGAGTATCACGATCGTCGTATTTTACGGTAATACCTTTTGCTTTAAGTTTAGCAACAATTTGTAGCGCAGTTTCAGATACTTTTTTCAATCCCTCATCTCCTTTATAAATTGGCACTATCACCACTTGGTGCGGTGCTAGTTTTGGAGGAAGTACCAAACCGTTATCATCACTATGGCTCATTACTAAAGCACCCATTAAACGAGTAGATACACCCCAGCTTGTTGCCCAAACATAATCTTGATTTCCCTCTTTGGTAGCAAACTTTACGTCAAATGCTTTAGCGAAATTTTGTCCTAAGAAATGAGAAGTGCCGGCTTGTAACGCTTTACCATCTTGCATTAAAGCTTCAATACAATAAGTGTCTAATGCGCCTGCAAATCTTTCGTTGGCAGTTTTTACACCTTTAATTACCGGAACAGCCATCCAATTCTCAACAAAATCAGCGTATACATCCAACATTTTTTTTGTTTCTTCAATAGCTTCTTCAGCTGTTGCGTGTGCAGTATGACCTTCTTGCCATAAAAATTCTGCTGTACGTAAAAACAAACGTGTTCGCATTTCCCAACGCACAACGTTAGCCCATTGATTAACTAAAATAGGAAGATCACGATAGCTTTGAATCCATCCTTTGTAGGTATTCCAAATAATTGTTTCGGAAGTTGGACGAACAATAAGTTCTTCTTCTAATTTAGCATCGCTATCCACAACTATGCCGCCACCATTCGCATCATTTTTTAAACGGTAATGAGTTACAACAGCACATTCCTTAGCAAAGCCATCCACGTGAGACGCTTCCTTGCTGAAAAAAGATTTTGGAATGAATAAAGGAAAATAGGCATTTACATGCCCCGTATCTTTAAACATTTTATCCAAGGTTTGTTGCATTTTTTCCCAAATGCCATAACCGTAAGGTTTAATTACCATACAACCACGTACGGCACTATGGTCGGCTAAATCTGCTTTTACCACTAAATCATTGTACCATTTACTGTAATCTTCGGCGCGTGTAGCGAGTTCTTTACTCATACTGTATTGTTAAATATGTTAATTCTAATGTTACTAAATCTGTTTAAAAGTACCACTTATATAAAATCTGTGAATTACAAGAGATTTGGTATAAGTTTTGTAAATTTACATAATAAATCTCCGCGCAAAGTTAATTTTTTAAACCTATTATTACACGTTAAGCACATGAAAAAGGTTATAATCATAGCGGGCATTACTTCACTGGTATTTGGCGCTTGTACTAACATGAAAAAGGCGACTTATAACGATGATGTTTAT is a window of Bacteroidota bacterium DNA encoding:
- a CDS encoding proline--tRNA ligase, producing MSKELATRAEDYSKWYNDLVVKADLADHSAVRGCMVIKPYGYGIWEKMQQTLDKMFKDTGHVNAYFPLFIPKSFFSKEASHVDGFAKECAVVTHYRLKNDANGGGIVVDSDAKLEEELIVRPTSETIIWNTYKGWIQSYRDLPILVNQWANVVRWEMRTRLFLRTAEFLWQEGHTAHATAEEAIEETKKMLDVYADFVENWMAVPVIKGVKTANERFAGALDTYCIEALMQDGKALQAGTSHFLGQNFAKAFDVKFATKEGNQDYVWATSWGVSTRLMGALVMSHSDDNGLVLPPKLAPHQVVIVPIYKGDEGLKKVSETALQIVAKLKAKGITVKYDDRDTQRPGWKFAEYELKGVPVRVAIGERDLANGTVEVARRDTLSKETVKADGIENYIEQLLNDIQSNLYKIALERRTAMTHEANSYDEFKKLLDEKGGFIYAHWDGSSETEEKIKEETKATIRCIPLNNKQEAGKCIYSGKPSTQRVIFARAY